From one Microbacter margulisiae genomic stretch:
- a CDS encoding valine--tRNA ligase: MELDSKYNPSEVESKWYQYWLDRGFFHSTPDEREPYAVVIPPPNVTGVLHMGHMLNNTIQDILVRRARMQGKNACWVPGTDHASIATEAKVVAKLASEGINKKDLSREEFLGHAWEWTHKHGGIILEQLKKLGASCDWNRTCFTMDEPRSESVNKVFVDLYNKGLIYRGVRMVNWDPKALTALSDEEVIYKEQQGKLYYLRYKLACEDGYAVVATTRPETILGDTAMCINPNDPKNAHLKGKKVIVPLINREIPVIEDDYVDIEFGTGCLKVTPAHDVNDYMLGEKYNLPSIDIFNDNGTLNEHGAMYAGMDRFAVREQIEKDLEAVGLLEKVENYTNKVGFSERTNVVIEPKLSMQWFLKMEELAKPALEAVMDDEIKLVPPKFKNTYRHWMENVKDWCISRQLWWGHRIPAYYLPHGGHVVALTKEEAYTKALAMTPYPLSIDDLRQDEDVLDTWFSSWLWPISVFDGINHPDNPDVNYYYPTADLITAPDILFFWVARMIISGYEYRQKPCFHHVYLTGIVRDKLGRKMSKSLGNSPEPLALIEKYGADGVRMGMMLSAPAGNDILFDEALCEQGRNFNNKIWNALRLIKGWDIADIEQPESSQIAIRWFDSKLNQTIEEIDDLFGKYRISEALMSVYKLFWDEFSAWYLELIKPAYQKPIDSKTLEATIAFFEKLLKLLHPFMPFITEELYHALKERSAGDSIMISLLPQSGVIDTTLLATFDNAKEIVAAIRTIRLQKNIPNKELLVLQIMNGSLPELSAVMLKMANLRKIEIISEKATGIAPFMVGTTEYAIPLEALIDVQTELKKLQDELYYQEGFLASVNKKLGNEKFVANAKPEVVDMERKKLADAESKIMSLKEAIAALKTT; this comes from the coding sequence ATGGAATTAGATAGCAAGTATAACCCTTCGGAAGTAGAATCGAAATGGTATCAATATTGGTTGGATCGCGGTTTTTTTCATTCAACGCCTGATGAACGTGAACCCTATGCAGTGGTTATTCCGCCGCCAAATGTGACCGGAGTATTGCATATGGGCCATATGCTGAATAATACTATTCAGGATATCTTAGTCAGACGTGCACGCATGCAGGGAAAAAATGCCTGTTGGGTGCCAGGAACCGATCATGCTTCGATTGCTACGGAGGCAAAAGTGGTGGCTAAACTTGCTTCGGAAGGAATCAACAAAAAAGATTTGTCACGGGAAGAATTCCTTGGACATGCATGGGAATGGACACACAAACATGGCGGTATTATTCTGGAACAATTGAAAAAGCTTGGAGCTTCATGCGATTGGAACCGTACCTGTTTTACAATGGATGAACCCCGTTCTGAAAGTGTCAATAAAGTTTTTGTGGATCTCTATAACAAAGGATTAATTTATCGCGGTGTGCGTATGGTTAACTGGGATCCGAAGGCATTAACTGCACTCTCCGACGAAGAAGTGATTTATAAGGAACAACAGGGAAAACTCTATTACTTACGCTATAAACTGGCTTGCGAAGATGGATATGCTGTCGTGGCTACCACCCGTCCCGAAACGATTCTTGGGGATACGGCAATGTGCATTAATCCGAATGATCCGAAAAATGCTCATCTGAAAGGCAAAAAAGTAATTGTCCCGCTCATTAACAGGGAAATTCCTGTCATTGAAGATGACTATGTGGATATTGAGTTCGGAACAGGCTGTCTGAAAGTGACACCGGCCCATGATGTTAACGACTATATGCTGGGCGAGAAATATAATTTGCCTTCCATTGATATTTTCAACGACAATGGCACGCTAAACGAACATGGAGCAATGTATGCCGGGATGGATCGATTTGCGGTACGGGAACAAATTGAGAAAGATCTGGAAGCTGTTGGTCTGCTTGAGAAAGTGGAAAATTATACTAACAAAGTAGGCTTCTCGGAACGTACCAATGTGGTGATAGAACCAAAGCTTTCGATGCAATGGTTCTTGAAGATGGAAGAATTGGCAAAGCCTGCTTTGGAAGCGGTGATGGATGATGAAATTAAACTCGTTCCTCCGAAATTCAAAAATACCTACCGGCACTGGATGGAAAACGTGAAAGACTGGTGCATCTCCCGTCAGTTGTGGTGGGGACATCGTATCCCGGCTTATTATCTGCCGCATGGAGGGCATGTTGTGGCGTTGACCAAAGAGGAAGCTTATACAAAAGCGTTGGCAATGACGCCCTATCCTTTGTCTATAGATGATTTGCGACAGGACGAAGATGTGCTCGATACCTGGTTTTCTTCATGGCTATGGCCGATTTCTGTTTTTGATGGCATTAATCATCCCGATAACCCAGATGTTAATTATTACTATCCTACGGCTGACTTGATTACAGCTCCCGACATTTTGTTTTTTTGGGTAGCACGTATGATTATTTCCGGTTATGAATATCGACAAAAACCTTGTTTTCATCATGTGTATCTTACTGGAATCGTACGGGATAAGCTGGGACGAAAAATGTCGAAATCGTTAGGAAATTCTCCTGAACCGTTGGCTTTGATCGAAAAATATGGAGCCGACGGAGTTCGCATGGGAATGATGTTGTCAGCGCCTGCCGGTAACGATATTTTATTTGATGAAGCTTTATGTGAGCAAGGACGCAACTTCAATAATAAGATATGGAATGCATTGCGATTGATAAAAGGATGGGATATTGCAGATATCGAACAACCTGAATCTTCTCAGATAGCGATCCGTTGGTTTGATTCCAAATTGAATCAGACTATTGAAGAGATAGATGATTTATTTGGGAAATATCGCATCAGTGAGGCATTGATGTCCGTATACAAACTTTTCTGGGATGAATTCTCTGCCTGGTATCTGGAATTAATCAAACCGGCATATCAGAAGCCAATTGACAGTAAGACATTGGAAGCTACCATTGCTTTCTTTGAGAAGTTGCTTAAATTGTTGCATCCGTTTATGCCTTTTATTACGGAAGAACTTTATCATGCATTGAAAGAAAGGAGTGCAGGAGATAGCATTATGATAAGCCTTTTGCCTCAGTCCGGAGTAATTGATACAACCTTGTTGGCTACATTTGATAATGCAAAAGAGATTGTTGCTGCCATCCGGACAATTCGGTTACAAAAAAATATTCCTAACAAAGAGCTACTTGTGTTACAGATCATGAATGGTTCATTACCTGAATTATCGGCTGTAATGCTCAAAATGGCTAATCTGCGCAAGATCGAAATAATCAGTGAAAAGGCGACTGGTATTGCTCCCTTCATGGTAGGCACTACGGAATATGCTATCCCATTGGAAGCTTTGATCGACGTGCAAACAGAACTAAAGAAATTGCAGGATGAGCTATACTATCAGGAAGGGTTTTTGGCATCGGTCAATAAGAAACTTGGAAATGAGAAATTTGTAGCCAATGCCAAACCCGAAGTAGTAGACATGGAAAGGAAAAAGCTGGCTGATGCCGAAAGTAAAATCATGTCACTAAAAGAGGCCATTGCCGCTTTGAAAACAACATAA
- a CDS encoding inositol monophosphatase family protein has translation MDYQELCLLVCIQARAAGKFIANERAHFDLSKVESKGLHDLVSYVDKTSEQQLVEALQPLVPDAGFIVEEGTSTKRGEHFNWVIDPLDGTTNFISGIPLYAVSIGLLEDNELVLGVVYEIGHDECFYAWKGSKAYLNGKEVHVSGTDNITNALLATGFPYSNFDQLDNYIALMKWGMIEARGVRRLGSAATDLVYVACGRFDSFFEYDLKPWDVAAGAFIVKQAGGTVIDFSGGDQYLFSGEIVASNQALSAVMQEKVSAFMR, from the coding sequence ATGGATTATCAGGAACTGTGTTTATTGGTTTGTATACAAGCCCGTGCTGCAGGTAAATTTATAGCAAACGAACGTGCCCATTTCGATCTGAGTAAGGTGGAAAGTAAAGGATTGCACGATTTAGTGAGTTATGTGGATAAAACATCCGAACAACAATTGGTAGAGGCATTACAACCTCTTGTGCCTGATGCGGGGTTTATCGTGGAGGAAGGTACTTCTACCAAACGGGGAGAGCATTTTAACTGGGTGATTGATCCATTGGACGGTACTACAAATTTTATCAGCGGTATTCCTCTTTATGCGGTAAGTATCGGATTACTGGAAGATAATGAATTGGTGTTGGGTGTTGTCTATGAGATTGGACACGATGAATGTTTTTATGCCTGGAAAGGGAGCAAAGCCTACCTGAACGGGAAGGAGGTTCATGTATCAGGTACAGATAATATTACTAACGCATTGTTAGCAACAGGATTTCCGTATTCTAATTTTGACCAACTGGATAATTACATAGCGTTGATGAAGTGGGGGATGATAGAAGCACGGGGCGTTCGTCGACTTGGATCGGCAGCGACTGATTTGGTTTATGTGGCATGCGGCCGTTTTGATTCGTTTTTTGAATACGATTTAAAACCCTGGGATGTTGCTGCTGGAGCCTTTATTGTAAAACAAGCAGGAGGGACGGTAATTGATTTTTCAGGAGGTGATCAATATCTCTTTTCCGGTGAAATTGTAGCTTCAAATCAGGCT
- a CDS encoding S41 family peptidase: MKHYLLSVAFLLSCFTAIQAQSQFSLNPSSAKFVYTLNAINALYVTKVNDDKLVSSAIVGMLNDLDPHSVYIPKDEVERMNEPLEGSFDGVGIQFQMLEDTLYVVQTISGCPAAKVGILPGDRIIYIQDTLVAGVKMQNSDIMRRLRGPRGSIVNVKVLRRGVPSLIDFSITRDKIPLYSVDASYMLDPQTGYIKINSFGATTFKEFMEAFNKLKTEGMKDLVIDLQGNGGGYLNAAIDLANEFLQKGNEIVHTQGVHQPRTNYYATGSGDFQTGKLIVLIDEYTASASEIFTGAMQDWDRALVVGRRSFGKGLVQRPVILPDGSMLRLTTAHYYTPSGRCIQKPYKDGFVKYDEDIMLRYKRGEFEHADSIHFADSLKYKTLRLGRTVYGGGGIMPDIFVPLDTITFTNYLRDIIAKGIVNKVIMQYIDQNRKTLSKEYATFKSFNEHYSIPDTVFKQIIQSATDQKITFNAKQYGLSKSLLKTQLKALIANDLWGRTDYYRIMNSDNEIVRKAVSILETPGAYTHLIDVKDRY; the protein is encoded by the coding sequence ATGAAACATTATCTGTTATCGGTCGCTTTTCTATTATCCTGTTTCACGGCAATCCAAGCACAGTCACAATTCTCACTCAATCCGAGCAGCGCAAAGTTTGTTTATACGCTCAATGCTATCAATGCATTGTATGTAACGAAAGTAAATGACGATAAATTAGTGTCCAGCGCCATTGTCGGTATGCTAAACGATCTAGATCCCCACTCGGTATATATTCCCAAAGACGAAGTGGAACGTATGAACGAACCGTTAGAAGGCTCATTTGATGGCGTCGGAATTCAATTTCAGATGTTAGAAGACACACTTTATGTTGTTCAGACCATATCTGGATGTCCTGCTGCCAAAGTTGGCATTCTTCCGGGCGATCGCATCATTTATATCCAAGATACGCTGGTGGCTGGTGTCAAAATGCAGAATTCAGACATCATGCGGCGTTTACGTGGTCCACGTGGCTCCATCGTAAATGTAAAGGTCTTGCGTCGCGGCGTCCCTTCTCTTATTGACTTTAGTATTACACGTGATAAGATACCTCTTTACAGTGTTGATGCATCCTACATGCTCGACCCTCAAACCGGCTATATCAAAATCAACAGTTTCGGCGCCACTACCTTCAAAGAATTTATGGAAGCTTTCAATAAATTGAAAACTGAAGGGATGAAAGACCTTGTCATTGACCTGCAGGGTAACGGTGGAGGATATCTGAATGCCGCCATTGATTTAGCTAACGAGTTTTTACAAAAAGGGAATGAAATTGTCCACACTCAGGGAGTGCACCAACCCCGAACGAACTATTATGCCACTGGGAGTGGTGATTTCCAAACAGGGAAGCTGATTGTTTTAATTGATGAATATACTGCTTCTGCAAGTGAAATTTTCACCGGAGCCATGCAGGATTGGGACCGTGCCTTAGTTGTTGGAAGGCGCTCTTTTGGGAAAGGGCTGGTACAACGCCCTGTGATATTACCAGATGGTTCTATGCTGCGTTTAACTACGGCTCATTATTATACCCCTTCGGGTCGATGTATTCAAAAACCTTACAAGGATGGTTTTGTAAAATACGACGAAGATATTATGTTACGCTATAAACGAGGTGAATTTGAACACGCAGACAGCATCCATTTCGCTGATTCTTTAAAATACAAAACATTGCGTTTAGGTCGTACGGTGTACGGCGGCGGAGGTATTATGCCTGATATATTTGTTCCGTTAGACACTATCACATTCACCAATTATCTGCGCGATATCATTGCGAAAGGTATCGTCAACAAAGTGATCATGCAATATATCGATCAGAACCGAAAGACTTTGTCAAAAGAATACGCCACATTCAAAAGCTTTAATGAACACTATTCTATTCCCGATACTGTATTCAAACAAATCATCCAGTCAGCAACAGATCAGAAAATTACCTTCAATGCAAAGCAGTACGGACTTTCAAAATCCTTACTTAAAA
- a CDS encoding Do family serine endopeptidase, which produces MKMKVVSVMLLFIGLTAASAEGHSKYAKEIVATGGFIQTPISDADYVTSGHDNAGGPDFTVAAAHTVDAVVHVMTKIMPSSQDMSNGMQQDPFFNFFFGMPDNPRRMEPQMASGSGVIISTDGYIVTNNHVVAGSNNIEVVLNDKRKFDATVVGTDPNTDLALLKINAKNLPTIVFGNSDDLKVGQWVLAVGNPFNLTSTVTAGIVSAKGRNINIISSKMPIESFIQTDAAINPGNSGGALVNTKGELVGINTAIASETGTYDGYGFAIPVNIVKKVVADLKKYGVVQRAVLGVTIQDINADLAKKKDLKTLNGAYVAGVEDGSAAKDAGILEGDVITKINDITVNSVADLQGQISQFHPGDKISVTINRAGKVKTIEATLHNASGGTKLVQNKGLEALGASFEEINNTLKQQLNISGGVQVVSLQEKSVLAQAGVKKGLVIVKIDNEPVYSISQLQAIVNHINNASARDHGLFITGIYPNGEVAYYAIDLSK; this is translated from the coding sequence ATGAAAATGAAAGTTGTAAGTGTGATGCTTTTATTTATTGGTTTGACTGCAGCATCTGCTGAGGGCCATTCTAAGTATGCTAAGGAAATCGTGGCAACCGGAGGGTTTATCCAGACACCTATTTCGGATGCAGATTATGTAACTTCTGGTCATGATAATGCCGGTGGGCCTGACTTTACCGTTGCGGCAGCTCACACGGTTGATGCGGTTGTGCACGTTATGACAAAAATTATGCCTTCGTCTCAGGACATGAGTAATGGCATGCAACAAGATCCGTTTTTTAATTTCTTCTTTGGGATGCCTGATAATCCCCGCCGTATGGAGCCTCAAATGGCAAGTGGATCTGGCGTTATTATCTCAACGGATGGTTACATTGTTACCAATAATCACGTAGTAGCAGGTTCAAATAATATAGAAGTAGTGCTCAATGATAAACGTAAGTTTGATGCTACGGTTGTCGGTACAGATCCTAATACCGATCTGGCTTTGCTGAAGATTAATGCAAAGAACCTTCCAACGATCGTTTTCGGCAATTCGGATGATTTGAAAGTAGGACAATGGGTGTTGGCTGTAGGCAATCCTTTTAATTTAACATCGACAGTTACAGCAGGAATTGTAAGTGCGAAAGGAAGAAATATAAACATCATCTCCTCTAAAATGCCTATCGAATCATTTATTCAAACCGATGCTGCGATTAATCCCGGAAATAGCGGAGGTGCCTTGGTAAATACAAAAGGAGAACTGGTAGGTATCAATACGGCTATTGCGTCTGAAACAGGAACCTATGATGGTTATGGTTTTGCTATTCCGGTAAACATTGTAAAGAAAGTTGTAGCTGATTTGAAAAAATATGGTGTGGTACAACGGGCTGTCTTAGGTGTCACCATTCAGGATATTAATGCAGATCTTGCAAAGAAAAAAGATCTGAAGACGCTTAATGGAGCTTATGTGGCTGGGGTCGAAGACGGAAGCGCAGCAAAAGACGCAGGTATACTGGAAGGAGATGTTATTACCAAGATTAATGATATTACGGTCAATTCGGTTGCAGATCTGCAAGGGCAAATCAGCCAGTTTCATCCCGGAGATAAAATTTCCGTTACCATTAACCGTGCAGGTAAGGTTAAAACCATTGAAGCTACACTTCATAATGCATCAGGAGGAACCAAGTTAGTTCAGAATAAAGGACTTGAAGCATTAGGGGCTTCATTTGAAGAAATCAACAATACTCTTAAGCAACAATTGAATATATCGGGCGGCGTTCAGGTTGTCAGCCTGCAGGAAAAGAGCGTTCTGGCTCAGGCTGGCGTGAAAAAAGGTTTGGTGATTGTCAAAATTGACAATGAGCCAGTTTACTCGATTTCTCAGCTTCAGGCCATTGTAAATCATATTAATAATGCGTCAGCCCGTGATCACGGGTTATTTATCACTGGAATCTATCCCAATGGGGAAGTTGCTTATTATGCTATTGATTTGTCGAAATAG